The proteins below come from a single Agrococcus beijingensis genomic window:
- a CDS encoding DUF2269 domain-containing protein, which yields MGWFGALLAYLAFDIAATFGHSIASVRVSYAAMEFLATAVIVPLAIATVLVGALLALSSKWGLARHYWVLAKLVLTGFAVIVLLFEVSTVRALSAAALSSADIRELPGTLPHSIGGLVVLAAALVLSVVKPRGLTPHGWRRNQAQESAR from the coding sequence ATGGGCTGGTTCGGGGCGCTGCTCGCGTACCTCGCATTCGACATCGCAGCGACCTTCGGGCATTCGATTGCATCAGTGCGCGTCTCGTATGCTGCGATGGAGTTCTTGGCGACCGCGGTGATCGTGCCCCTCGCGATTGCCACGGTGCTGGTGGGCGCCCTTCTGGCGCTCAGTTCGAAGTGGGGCCTCGCGAGACACTACTGGGTCCTGGCGAAACTCGTGCTGACGGGCTTCGCGGTGATCGTGCTGCTGTTCGAGGTGTCCACAGTGCGTGCGCTCTCTGCGGCCGCGCTCTCGAGCGCCGACATACGAGAGCTGCCGGGCACGCTGCCGCATTCCATCGGTGGGCTCGTGGTGCTGGCGGCGGCCCTGGTGTTGTCGGTCGTCAAGCCCCGGGGGCTGACGCCGCATGGCTGGAGACGAAACCAGGCTCAGGAGTCGGCGCGCTGA
- a CDS encoding DUF6153 family protein translates to MDALRRLTRARTVLAVTVAVAAVIVGLLAMHVLGGGPHSSSHASAPAAVHTTTAEQPGPIALECGMETCEELSLIVVTCALALLAVAVLLAATRVRWTIRQGAPPQLTAPAASRARPGPSLIELSISRT, encoded by the coding sequence ATGGACGCACTGCGTCGCCTGACGCGCGCCCGCACGGTGTTGGCCGTGACGGTCGCCGTGGCCGCCGTCATCGTGGGCCTCCTCGCCATGCATGTCCTTGGCGGGGGACCTCATTCCTCCTCGCATGCGAGCGCGCCTGCTGCCGTCCACACGACGACAGCAGAGCAACCGGGTCCCATCGCGCTCGAATGCGGCATGGAGACGTGCGAAGAACTCAGTCTGATCGTCGTGACCTGTGCGCTTGCTCTGCTGGCCGTCGCGGTGCTCCTCGCCGCGACCCGCGTCCGATGGACGATTCGGCAGGGTGCGCCGCCGCAGCTCACGGCACCCGCCGCGTCCCGCGCAAGGCCAGGGCCGTCGCTCATAGAACTCTCGATCAGTCGGACATGA
- a CDS encoding methionine ABC transporter permease, translating into MTWLTELLAEYGGDMLESLAETGYMLVVSLAAAVVIGLPLGMTVFLTQRGGIAEHRPVWSIANLYINVVRSFPFLLLVVFLIPFTRAVMGTSFGTQAATLPLCFVAVAIYARLVEQILREIPPGISLVALSMGATLPQAVFRVLLPEARSGLLYALTSAAISLLSFSTVLGVVGGGGIGDFAMRYGYQEYNDALMYLTIAVIVVFVLAIQAVGHRISVRLDHR; encoded by the coding sequence GTGACCTGGCTCACCGAACTGCTCGCCGAGTACGGCGGCGACATGCTCGAATCGCTCGCCGAGACGGGCTACATGCTCGTCGTCTCCCTCGCGGCCGCCGTGGTCATCGGCCTGCCGCTGGGCATGACGGTCTTCCTGACGCAGCGCGGGGGCATCGCCGAGCACCGGCCCGTCTGGTCGATCGCGAACCTCTACATCAACGTGGTGCGCTCGTTCCCGTTCCTGCTCCTGGTGGTGTTCCTCATCCCCTTCACCCGGGCCGTGATGGGCACGAGCTTCGGCACGCAGGCGGCGACGCTGCCGCTGTGCTTCGTCGCGGTCGCGATCTACGCGCGGCTGGTCGAGCAGATCCTGCGCGAGATCCCGCCCGGCATCTCGCTGGTGGCGCTCTCGATGGGGGCGACGCTGCCGCAGGCGGTCTTCCGGGTGCTGCTGCCCGAGGCGCGATCGGGCCTGCTCTACGCGCTCACCTCAGCGGCGATCAGCCTGCTGTCGTTCTCGACCGTGCTCGGCGTGGTCGGCGGCGGCGGCATCGGCGACTTCGCCATGCGCTACGGGTACCAGGAGTACAACGACGCGCTCATGTACCTCACCATCGCCGTCATCGTCGTGTTCGTGCTCGCGATCCAGGCCGTCGGGCACCGCATCTCGGTGCGCCTCGACCACCGCTGA
- a CDS encoding XRE family transcriptional regulator produces MISRDSSRPVAPPTDLDIAKTFDGDRLRQARQLALRTKQSLAEPLGVSAAAIGQYESGATPPRAELIPLLARELDVPREFFAAGRPLARLETADAFFRSLRATTAKQRAKAVSYTEQLWELVHAVEKHVRLPPVNLPGFVGGEVEPGVFPNDPTAAARALRKAWRLGAEPIPHLVRTIENQGIVAVLVPFAEDEVARIDAFSTLSLSRPIIVLSPDRANDIYRHRFTAAHELGHLVMHGELAGGDPALEREADRFAAEFLTPSLVIQDLLPRRIDFRKLNQLSEQWGVSIKSLIYRSREVGLLSDATARRAYIQLNQLSEQGVIATQPVYQFPGEVPSLLRRAVEMAEANGVTIASLAQELAWKPAQVRRMLGDADERPTLRLV; encoded by the coding sequence ATGATCTCCCGTGATTCGAGCAGACCGGTCGCGCCCCCCACTGATCTCGACATCGCAAAGACCTTCGATGGTGACCGTCTGCGGCAAGCTCGACAACTCGCGTTGCGCACGAAGCAGAGTCTCGCAGAACCACTTGGCGTCTCGGCAGCCGCTATTGGGCAATATGAATCCGGCGCCACGCCACCCCGCGCGGAACTCATCCCGCTTCTAGCCCGAGAACTTGACGTTCCGCGAGAGTTCTTCGCCGCCGGTCGGCCGCTCGCTCGGCTTGAGACAGCCGATGCCTTCTTCCGGAGCCTTCGAGCCACGACGGCGAAACAGCGCGCCAAGGCAGTGTCCTATACGGAGCAACTGTGGGAGTTGGTTCATGCAGTCGAGAAGCACGTCCGCTTGCCACCCGTGAACCTGCCCGGCTTCGTTGGCGGTGAGGTAGAACCTGGTGTATTCCCAAACGACCCAACAGCGGCCGCGCGGGCACTACGCAAGGCATGGAGGCTAGGCGCGGAACCGATCCCGCATCTCGTGCGCACCATCGAGAATCAGGGCATCGTCGCAGTCTTGGTCCCCTTCGCCGAAGACGAAGTTGCCCGCATCGACGCGTTCTCCACACTTTCGCTGTCGCGACCGATCATCGTCCTGTCACCTGACCGTGCGAACGACATCTATCGACACCGCTTCACCGCTGCACACGAACTCGGACACCTCGTCATGCATGGCGAACTCGCCGGCGGTGACCCCGCATTGGAACGAGAAGCGGACCGATTCGCCGCCGAGTTCCTGACACCAAGTTTGGTGATCCAAGACCTACTCCCTCGGCGGATCGACTTTCGAAAGCTGAACCAGTTGAGCGAACAATGGGGGGTATCCATCAAGTCCCTCATCTACAGGAGCAGAGAGGTCGGCCTGCTATCCGACGCCACCGCTCGGCGCGCATACATTCAGCTGAACCAGCTCTCAGAGCAAGGTGTGATCGCAACCCAGCCCGTTTACCAGTTTCCCGGTGAGGTTCCTTCGCTCCTTCGCCGCGCCGTCGAGATGGCCGAAGCAAACGGCGTCACCATCGCATCCTTGGCTCAGGAACTCGCCTGGAAACCAGCCCAAGTCCGCCGCATGCTCGGCGACGCAGACGAGCGGCCAACTCTAAGACTAGTTTGA
- a CDS encoding nitroreductase family deazaflavin-dependent oxidoreductase, whose amino-acid sequence MRRAWLWFIQRTLNHLTMRIARTPGGPFSIVRHVGRRSGRAFETPIVVARVPEGFVCELTYGDDVDWYRNIVRAGGCVLVVDGTAHEIVAVEPYGTDAGLRAFGGVRRLVLQLLRRREFRLLRAEGHAAPGAATERG is encoded by the coding sequence ATGCGACGCGCGTGGCTCTGGTTCATCCAGCGCACGCTGAACCACCTGACCATGCGGATCGCCCGCACCCCGGGCGGCCCGTTCTCGATCGTGCGGCACGTCGGCCGCCGCTCCGGCCGCGCGTTCGAGACGCCCATCGTCGTGGCGCGCGTGCCCGAGGGCTTCGTCTGCGAGCTCACCTACGGCGACGACGTCGACTGGTACCGCAACATCGTCAGGGCGGGCGGATGCGTCCTGGTCGTCGACGGGACCGCGCACGAGATCGTCGCGGTCGAGCCCTACGGCACCGACGCGGGGCTGCGCGCGTTCGGCGGCGTCCGGCGGCTCGTGCTGCAGCTGCTGCGCCGCCGCGAGTTCCGGCTGCTCCGCGCCGAGGGGCACGCGGCGCCCGGGGCTGCGACCGAGCGCGGGTAG
- a CDS encoding MetQ/NlpA family ABC transporter substrate-binding protein has protein sequence MRLTSTRALAPALAAALLLTGCAAQPAPGAAQPSGAPAETVTIEVAAVTAPMTDVVLAAADAIGEGYEIELVEVSDYVTANTIVNDGDVDANFSQHVPYMELFNEANDGTLTAVQPVYNFVIAFYSKTLDDIAALPTGATVAIPDDASNTGRALKLLASEGIVTLDPAVDPYASTVDDITENPKDLEFLQVPISSLNAAYEEADLVFQWPSHIAALGLNPDDDGLITELDDTFALHLVVRGEEADSDATAALIDAFSSDAVREVIEANPTIEVAFD, from the coding sequence ATGCGACTCACCTCGACCCGCGCCCTCGCGCCCGCCCTCGCCGCAGCGCTGCTGCTCACCGGCTGCGCCGCGCAGCCCGCACCGGGCGCCGCCCAGCCCAGCGGCGCGCCCGCCGAGACGGTCACCATCGAGGTCGCCGCCGTCACCGCTCCGATGACCGACGTCGTGCTGGCCGCGGCCGACGCGATCGGCGAGGGCTACGAGATCGAGCTGGTCGAGGTCTCCGACTACGTCACCGCGAACACGATCGTGAACGACGGCGACGTCGACGCCAACTTCTCGCAGCACGTGCCCTACATGGAGCTGTTCAACGAGGCGAACGACGGCACGCTGACCGCCGTGCAGCCGGTCTACAACTTCGTCATCGCCTTCTACTCGAAGACGCTCGACGACATCGCCGCCCTCCCGACCGGCGCGACCGTGGCGATCCCCGACGATGCGTCGAACACCGGCCGCGCGCTCAAGCTGCTCGCGAGCGAGGGCATCGTCACGCTCGATCCTGCCGTCGACCCCTACGCATCCACCGTCGACGACATCACGGAGAACCCGAAGGACCTCGAGTTCCTGCAGGTGCCGATCAGCTCGCTGAACGCCGCCTACGAGGAGGCCGACCTGGTCTTCCAGTGGCCGTCGCACATCGCCGCGCTGGGCCTCAACCCCGACGACGACGGGCTGATCACCGAGCTCGACGACACCTTCGCCCTGCACCTCGTGGTGCGTGGCGAGGAGGCCGACTCCGACGCCACGGCCGCGCTCATCGACGCCTTCTCGAGCGACGCGGTGCGCGAGGTGATCGAGGCGAACCCGACGATCGAGGTCGCGTTCGACTGA
- a CDS encoding four-helix bundle copper-binding protein, whose product MSHHVEAMLDTYPKDLGGIDKQVLAACIAACFECAQTCTACADACLAEDMVAELTNCIRINLDCADVCETTARVLSRRTGYDANTARAILEACRTACEACADECERHAEMHEHCRVCAEACRRCELSCANLLATLN is encoded by the coding sequence ATGAGTCACCACGTGGAAGCCATGCTCGACACCTACCCGAAGGATCTCGGCGGCATCGACAAGCAAGTGCTCGCGGCTTGTATCGCGGCGTGCTTCGAGTGTGCGCAGACGTGCACCGCCTGCGCCGACGCCTGCCTGGCGGAGGACATGGTCGCTGAGCTCACCAATTGCATCCGCATCAATCTCGACTGCGCCGACGTGTGCGAGACGACGGCTCGGGTGCTCTCGCGCCGGACGGGTTACGACGCAAACACCGCTCGTGCAATCCTGGAGGCTTGCCGGACGGCGTGCGAGGCATGCGCGGATGAGTGCGAGCGGCACGCTGAGATGCACGAGCACTGCCGTGTGTGCGCCGAGGCCTGTCGGCGCTGCGAGCTCTCGTGCGCCAATCTGCTCGCCACGCTCAACTGA
- a CDS encoding YHS domain-containing protein: MCEAHSSHARGHDHGDQQHADGHGHGHGLSAPPPSDGAAECPVMPGSTISKADAEDAGLVRDYEGQRYYLCCAACGPLFDADPAKYASVR; encoded by the coding sequence ATGTGCGAAGCGCACTCCAGCCATGCCCGCGGCCACGACCACGGCGACCAGCAGCACGCAGACGGGCACGGCCATGGGCATGGCCTCAGCGCCCCTCCGCCCTCCGATGGCGCCGCGGAGTGCCCGGTGATGCCGGGCAGCACGATCAGCAAGGCGGATGCCGAGGACGCCGGTCTGGTGCGCGACTACGAAGGTCAGCGCTATTACCTGTGCTGCGCCGCCTGCGGGCCGCTGTTCGATGCCGATCCGGCCAAGTACGCGTCAGTCCGCTGA
- a CDS encoding WD40/YVTN/BNR-like repeat-containing protein, producing MHTTPRIGRRLLAAAALCTAIGALASCAALAPSASLTDDNHVHELATTADGQSLLVSTHDGLFTVDLTDGEVSGPVGNQRIDLMGLTVADEALLASGHPGTSGAQELRGPNVGLIRSDDHGESWDAVSLEGVADFHALTYDPEAQTIIGSHAAQLYISEDMGSTWREGAATDAYDLLATDQGLLMTSFAGLSRSLDGGGTFEPVSGAPALVLLGGSGDAVVGVDQQGALWQSGPDERWNAGGTTPEQIFALTQLPDGDVVVAGASGLQRTSDRGQTWQPLLT from the coding sequence ATGCACACGACTCCTCGAATCGGTCGCCGCCTGCTCGCGGCCGCCGCGCTCTGCACCGCGATCGGCGCACTTGCGTCCTGCGCCGCCCTTGCTCCCTCCGCATCCCTCACCGACGACAACCACGTGCACGAGCTGGCAACCACCGCGGACGGGCAGTCGTTGCTCGTCTCGACGCACGACGGGTTGTTCACTGTCGACTTGACCGACGGGGAGGTAAGTGGTCCCGTCGGCAACCAGAGGATCGACCTCATGGGGCTCACGGTCGCCGACGAGGCGCTCCTCGCTTCGGGCCACCCCGGCACATCCGGAGCCCAGGAGCTCCGCGGTCCCAACGTCGGGCTCATCCGCAGCGACGACCACGGCGAGAGCTGGGATGCCGTGTCGCTCGAGGGCGTGGCTGACTTCCACGCATTGACCTACGACCCCGAGGCCCAGACGATCATCGGATCGCACGCCGCGCAGTTGTACATCAGCGAAGACATGGGCAGCACCTGGCGCGAAGGGGCAGCCACCGATGCATACGATCTGCTCGCCACAGATCAGGGCCTGCTGATGACGAGCTTCGCCGGGCTCTCCAGAAGCCTGGACGGAGGCGGCACCTTCGAGCCGGTCTCCGGCGCTCCGGCGCTCGTGCTGCTGGGTGGCTCCGGCGACGCCGTCGTCGGCGTAGACCAGCAGGGCGCGTTGTGGCAGTCCGGCCCCGACGAGCGCTGGAACGCAGGCGGGACGACTCCGGAGCAGATCTTCGCGCTCACACAGCTGCCTGATGGCGATGTCGTCGTCGCCGGGGCATCGGGTCTCCAGCGCACGAGCGACCGCGGACAGACATGGCAGCCCCTGCTGACATGA
- a CDS encoding macro domain-containing protein, whose protein sequence is MRDLAHDLRTWRFWRWFLIQTFSAVGVLAVLLELTNFIFGSLPIEGWPLAIIIAVVSIGYGLVRAWPRPIRQDYNSPNTMIEIVKGDLFAQDSNIVVGTCDTFDTSVPNIIAKNSVQGQALERLYGGDTDQLDRELAAALQGKTVKATIQKHGKTEKYGVGAVATLRNGSHRLYFLAYSEMNEANEAQSTPDGIWRSLASLWEEVSRTANGTAVAVPVIGGGQSRLSQVMPAQDSIRFIVMSFMFASRTKKVCDQLRIVVHPRDFDRLDRLELQAFLSSMRPS, encoded by the coding sequence ATGAGAGACCTTGCACACGATCTGCGCACGTGGCGCTTCTGGCGTTGGTTCCTCATCCAAACGTTCTCCGCAGTCGGAGTTCTTGCGGTTCTGCTCGAACTGACCAACTTCATCTTCGGGAGTCTTCCGATCGAGGGGTGGCCGCTCGCCATCATCATTGCTGTCGTTTCGATCGGGTACGGACTTGTCCGTGCTTGGCCGCGCCCCATCCGGCAGGACTACAACTCACCGAACACGATGATTGAGATTGTGAAGGGCGATTTGTTCGCGCAGGACAGCAACATCGTGGTGGGTACCTGCGACACGTTCGATACGTCCGTTCCTAACATCATCGCGAAGAACAGCGTTCAAGGTCAGGCGCTCGAACGCCTCTACGGTGGCGATACGGATCAACTGGACCGCGAACTCGCCGCGGCGTTGCAGGGCAAGACGGTAAAGGCGACGATCCAGAAGCACGGGAAGACTGAGAAGTACGGCGTTGGGGCCGTGGCCACGCTTCGAAACGGTTCTCACCGCCTCTACTTCTTGGCGTACAGCGAGATGAACGAGGCTAACGAAGCACAGAGCACGCCGGATGGGATCTGGCGAAGTCTTGCGTCGTTGTGGGAAGAGGTCTCGCGGACCGCGAACGGAACTGCGGTAGCTGTCCCCGTCATCGGCGGAGGACAGTCCCGGTTGTCACAGGTCATGCCGGCGCAAGACTCGATCCGCTTTATCGTGATGTCCTTCATGTTCGCGTCGCGAACGAAGAAGGTGTGCGATCAGCTGCGAATAGTGGTGCATCCGAGGGATTTCGATCGCCTGGACAGGCTCGAACTCCAAGCGTTCCTGTCATCGATGAGGCCGTCGTGA
- a CDS encoding TIR domain-containing protein gives MSYRNKTYVAFASEDIGKYRLMEAWKANPNFDFNFYDAHTLYVSRDTSQPETIKRNLRERMKNAKQVVLLGSGDARRKGGDGVSFLAHEIKVMMEFNLPVVIANLDSGRTVNKNFIPAPLLNANCYTVSVSFQPKIIKHALDDYAVQFGTSNNSGPHQYPSGTYATLGL, from the coding sequence ATGAGTTACCGCAATAAAACCTATGTCGCTTTCGCCAGCGAGGACATCGGCAAGTACCGTCTGATGGAAGCATGGAAAGCAAATCCCAACTTCGACTTCAATTTCTATGATGCTCACACCCTGTACGTTTCGCGCGATACGAGCCAGCCTGAAACGATCAAGCGTAATCTGCGCGAACGAATGAAGAACGCCAAACAGGTGGTTCTTCTCGGCAGTGGTGACGCTAGACGAAAAGGCGGAGACGGTGTCTCGTTTCTCGCGCATGAGATTAAGGTGATGATGGAGTTCAATCTTCCGGTGGTCATCGCGAATCTTGATAGTGGTCGTACCGTCAACAAGAACTTCATACCGGCACCGCTATTGAACGCAAACTGTTACACGGTGTCAGTGTCGTTCCAGCCTAAGATCATCAAGCATGCGCTTGACGACTACGCAGTCCAGTTTGGAACCAGCAATAATTCGGGACCGCACCAGTATCCGTCCGGAACTTACGCGACGCTCGGCCTATAG
- a CDS encoding heavy metal translocating P-type ATPase: MTHPHEHQPDHTEPQHRHAQHTSAPVETAGADVSGHAPHRHDQPHEHHGPAGAHDRMGGQAATATDGAASADALGDSRMSHERHGTDDEHGAHGGHGDHGDHGDHVGQFRRLFWIMLALAVPTVALSGMFATIIGYRLPDIPGLAWVSPVLGTVMYAWGGKPFLTGAVSELRSRKPGMMLLIGLAITVAFIASWGASLGLLHHELDFWWELALLIVIMLLGHWIEMRSLAQTTSALDSLAALLPDEAERVENDQIVTVSPSELVVGDIIVVRPGGSVPADGRIVDGRASMDESMVTGESQTVTRTIGESVTAGTVATDSGLRVEVTATGDDTALAGIQRLVTDAQSSSSRAQRLADTAAGWLFWFALGAAAITAVVWTLVGLPDQAVIRTITVLVIACPHALGLAIPLVVSIATERAARGGVLVKDRLALESMRTVDTVLFDKTGTLTKGEPTVTDVAVVDGHDPDRVLGLAAAAEADSEHPLAKAIVRAAAAKDLAVPGSNNFSSSPAVGVTATVDGATVRVGGPHLLTEERAEELDIADQWRSDGAIILHVIQDSQVIGALKLADEIRAESRDAIEALHALDVQVVMITGDAEAVARSVAEELGIDRYFAGVRPEDKAAKVQQLQHEGRKVAMVGDGVNDAPALAQADVGLAIGAGTDVAIASAGVILASDDPRSVLSVIELSRAAYRKMKQNLWWAAGYNLISVPLAAGVLAPIGFILPMSVGAVLMSLSTIVVALNAQLLRRLDLRPESTTRAILHR, from the coding sequence ATGACCCACCCGCACGAGCACCAACCCGATCACACGGAGCCCCAGCACCGCCACGCGCAGCACACCTCCGCGCCGGTGGAAACTGCCGGAGCCGATGTGTCGGGCCATGCCCCGCATCGTCACGATCAGCCCCATGAGCACCACGGGCCAGCAGGTGCGCACGATCGGATGGGAGGCCAAGCGGCCACAGCGACAGATGGTGCCGCCTCGGCCGACGCTCTCGGCGATAGCCGCATGTCGCACGAGCGCCACGGCACAGATGACGAACACGGCGCCCACGGCGGGCACGGGGACCACGGGGATCACGGGGATCACGTCGGGCAGTTCCGTCGCCTGTTCTGGATCATGCTTGCCCTGGCGGTCCCGACGGTCGCGCTCTCGGGCATGTTTGCCACGATCATCGGGTACAGGCTCCCGGACATCCCTGGTCTCGCCTGGGTCTCCCCGGTGCTCGGCACGGTCATGTACGCGTGGGGTGGCAAGCCGTTCCTGACCGGCGCCGTCAGTGAGCTGCGCTCGCGCAAACCGGGGATGATGCTGCTGATCGGCCTCGCCATCACCGTCGCGTTCATCGCGTCCTGGGGCGCCAGCCTCGGACTGCTCCACCACGAGCTCGACTTCTGGTGGGAGCTCGCGCTGCTGATCGTCATCATGCTGCTCGGCCACTGGATCGAGATGCGCTCGCTCGCGCAGACCACGAGCGCTCTGGACTCGCTCGCGGCTCTGCTCCCGGACGAGGCCGAGCGGGTCGAGAACGACCAGATCGTCACGGTCTCACCATCCGAGCTCGTCGTCGGCGACATCATCGTCGTCCGTCCCGGCGGCAGCGTGCCCGCCGACGGCAGGATCGTGGATGGACGCGCATCCATGGACGAGTCGATGGTGACCGGAGAATCGCAGACCGTGACGCGCACCATCGGCGAATCCGTCACCGCCGGCACCGTCGCCACCGATTCCGGCCTGCGCGTCGAAGTGACCGCTACCGGCGACGACACCGCCCTCGCAGGCATCCAACGGCTGGTCACGGATGCCCAGAGCTCCTCCTCCCGAGCGCAACGTCTCGCCGACACAGCCGCGGGTTGGCTGTTCTGGTTCGCGCTCGGCGCGGCAGCGATCACCGCGGTCGTCTGGACGCTTGTCGGACTCCCCGACCAGGCAGTCATCCGCACGATCACCGTGCTCGTCATCGCCTGCCCCCACGCGCTCGGCCTCGCCATTCCGCTGGTGGTCTCCATCGCCACCGAGCGTGCTGCCCGCGGCGGCGTGCTCGTCAAGGATCGCCTCGCGCTTGAGAGCATGCGCACCGTCGACACGGTGCTGTTCGACAAGACCGGCACCCTCACCAAGGGCGAGCCGACCGTCACCGACGTCGCCGTCGTCGACGGGCACGACCCCGATCGCGTGCTCGGGCTGGCCGCCGCCGCGGAAGCCGACAGCGAGCACCCGCTGGCCAAGGCGATCGTCCGCGCGGCGGCCGCCAAAGACCTCGCCGTCCCGGGCAGCAACAACTTCTCCTCTTCCCCCGCGGTCGGCGTCACCGCCACCGTCGACGGAGCAACCGTCCGCGTCGGCGGACCGCACCTGCTCACCGAGGAGCGAGCAGAGGAGCTCGACATCGCCGACCAGTGGCGCTCCGACGGGGCGATCATCCTCCACGTCATCCAGGACAGCCAGGTCATCGGAGCGCTCAAGCTCGCTGACGAGATCCGCGCGGAGTCGCGCGATGCGATCGAAGCGCTGCACGCGCTCGACGTGCAGGTCGTCATGATCACCGGTGACGCCGAGGCAGTGGCGCGCTCGGTCGCGGAGGAGTTGGGCATCGACCGGTACTTCGCGGGCGTTCGCCCGGAGGACAAAGCCGCGAAGGTGCAGCAGTTGCAGCACGAGGGCCGGAAGGTCGCGATGGTCGGAGACGGCGTGAACGACGCCCCGGCACTCGCTCAGGCCGATGTCGGGCTCGCGATCGGCGCCGGCACCGACGTCGCAATCGCCTCCGCAGGCGTCATTCTCGCCAGCGACGACCCACGCTCCGTGCTCTCGGTGATCGAGCTCTCCCGCGCCGCGTACCGGAAGATGAAGCAGAACCTCTGGTGGGCGGCCGGCTACAACCTCATCTCCGTCCCGCTCGCGGCCGGAGTCCTCGCCCCCATCGGGTTCATCCTGCCGATGTCGGTCGGCGCGGTCCTGATGTCGCTGTCCACGATCGTCGTCGCCCTCAACGCCCAGCTGCTGCGCCGACTCGACCTGCGGCCCGAGTCCACCACACGGGCCATCCTCCACCGATGA
- a CDS encoding DUF305 domain-containing protein has translation MTFKFRALAVSAIAVPLVLTGCATSAGPALSSEPASPSPSATATAQAAFNQADVVFASGMIVHHQQAIMMSEMLLAKDDVDQGVAELAERIRAAQQPEIQTLEAMLAEWGADASEHAGMDHGGDSGMMSESDMALLEATPGPEASRLFLEQMIMHHEGAVEMSQTELTEGQNAEALEMAQRIIDDQSAEIAEMESLLAGL, from the coding sequence ATGACGTTCAAGTTCCGTGCGCTCGCAGTGAGCGCGATCGCCGTCCCGCTCGTGCTCACCGGGTGCGCGACAAGCGCCGGCCCTGCGCTGAGCAGCGAGCCGGCAAGCCCCTCCCCCTCCGCGACTGCGACCGCGCAGGCAGCGTTCAATCAAGCGGACGTCGTATTCGCGAGTGGCATGATCGTGCATCACCAGCAGGCGATCATGATGTCCGAGATGCTCCTGGCGAAGGACGACGTCGACCAGGGCGTCGCCGAACTGGCAGAACGGATCCGGGCGGCGCAGCAGCCCGAGATCCAGACGCTCGAAGCGATGCTCGCTGAGTGGGGCGCAGACGCGTCGGAGCACGCCGGCATGGATCACGGCGGCGACAGCGGGATGATGTCCGAATCCGACATGGCACTGCTGGAAGCGACCCCCGGCCCCGAGGCGTCACGGCTCTTCCTCGAGCAGATGATCATGCACCACGAGGGCGCCGTGGAGATGTCGCAGACCGAGCTGACCGAGGGCCAGAACGCCGAGGCGCTCGAGATGGCCCAGCGCATCATCGATGACCAGTCCGCAGAGATCGCCGAGATGGAATCGCTGCTGGCAGGGCTCTGA
- a CDS encoding helix-turn-helix domain-containing protein, with amino-acid sequence MTIEQRMELVADYEAGMPVRIIAVKYGVHRGTVPAFVLRSGGQLRSTGLNNDRRASAAILYRDGHTLQEVADRLGIDPKTVRNAVVAEGVTLRPRGRRPTT; translated from the coding sequence TTGACCATCGAGCAGCGCATGGAACTGGTCGCGGACTATGAGGCTGGGATGCCCGTCCGAATCATCGCCGTGAAGTACGGCGTGCATCGCGGAACGGTTCCGGCCTTCGTCCTACGTTCTGGTGGACAGTTGCGGTCAACAGGGCTGAACAACGATCGCCGTGCGAGCGCGGCCATCCTCTACCGCGACGGGCACACGTTGCAGGAGGTCGCCGATCGTCTCGGCATCGACCCGAAGACCGTACGCAACGCCGTAGTTGCTGAAGGCGTAACCCTTCGTCCCCGAGGAAGGAGACCAACAACCTGA